One window of the Methylosinus trichosporium OB3b genome contains the following:
- a CDS encoding filamentous haemagglutinin family protein, whose protein sequence is MPYAGGLLVADNLNLTARTIYPTTDTAYLLMSLSLAPADAAGVHNTIAIASNGAAPVAPLSAGGAIIVDARTIVQGGALYAPLGAIQLGFGAGQTLPSIFIDGPTNNSYNPVEVGTYYVGLYGSTIATVATESVTLAPGSVTSVSANGLSIPYGSTTDGANWTDNGTVLNGPPEKLIALGGSRVDTQAGAIIDGRGGGDIYATEFVPGTGGSRNVLTTSTQTVYALAPGYSSALAPYDPSFTTEVAAGMTVTLPGGNGIPAGAYTLLPAEYATLPGAYRVVVVSTNASPYTKTTTTADGSVYMTGVLGNAINGSSSAQTALLQIQSNSVWTRYSQIDIAKGSSYFTALAASKDTATPRLAEDAARFVVSAATSLALNGANLFGPAKGGLGGELDITGVNLVVAASDLRGGLLASGDYSGYLVLDADMLSGLGIESTLIGGYRSNTSEGTLITATALNLEIATDAGHPLTGPEVLLTSLAPTSADSSVRGLIVDDGSVIMASGTVSGTNAGALVIGVDPVAIYNYWDGSLNSWNAGVSGDGALLRVSNGGMVDVIRHFVPGIYQAPATTPAPTPPMSSVARGNLAIGNNVTLSGNSLTVDSSGDTTLSASARLIAKNYDLSGSVINLGGGSSGLVLTSGLIGKFAGAETVRLRSDSVFNLYGSNSFGNAADAIDTLTLDGAGLYSDGGATTITASNIVIVDNQSVANLAGADTGGSGGSLVLDASGTITLGAGDKKLSGFAGIAATAASEILFTGAGSLDAAGAAVSLTAPLVLVGASASQSLTTTGALTLAQGAGAAATIDPTIGGALSLTGGSIDVSGTLIAQGGKLSLEATRGDLTLSGNALLSAAGTRITIGDLIQDTPAGSIYLYADFGDMTVGSGVTVDVSGAGSGYAGSLAIYAGGAAGLHGALKGGARYSDLGGELALIADRLDGGLPLEAGFTRSFEVSLGHGDIVIAAGETLKSETVLLVANTGGVTVDGAIDASSASGGSIGLYGAGASTAAAGTAAASGVTIGADAKLYARYQAPDPNSPGYGDGTSTNVQRGGTITLGTTGTPNGTVNATYGYQNVPGSGAVTVASGAIFDVSGGAGGVDIDNTGGSVVIRAPILTNGAINVAFNGAVVTNAKGDGTASGDGLVANAFAVWSTTDSSTDLDKHFDGIIDPAGFFDASGAQIVFADNGLYPTSTADAPASGAYAPHVAFYQTTLLNFVNAPFDANAVAASFAGATLQVGSNVATALPTAELHLRPEIDLVNPSTAINSGNITVASNWNFGAGSIDDSGNVNLLYRTTNGGEPGTLTLRAVNNVAINATITDGFFTDYVASNAVDDAALQYEAEVNSNTYLAYLALFTNNALQYDSSGISNLISIYGQTWAQWFGVNISPPPSTSAASAEFYGISSNTYNALQFKLQKPSILSCAGGACSTEVIDQYNQYYAEYVSMFNSYAAETVIGNTSAVANYGVEGGAYLSMPFYIQLLTALGRTVDQAAITVPTAPTTSSSYYSIGSGLQLSLESQTGFTTASGADYASQWAAYFFNVLNTNLIFVGGKFTELPTLSSAPGADTRSGSILIAATPPHAPPAYTSIQAGYVSSLTTNPAVPADLIANNPAIYSVGDVAVYNTTSSANLMTAAVSGKGSFSYDFVGGALFNADGASSVNPNAVAQLSSLSPTVTGDVTIDGHTSYINPLNNLTVVVPSLLRTGTGSITIAAAGDFALLDEVSPGAVYTAGHVADNADGFTAPTLGATTISSGLLTTPVWATDGGDIIVTAGRDIIGIETPVDPTGSQFSAFDTGSIGVSTGQFWSAWYYVNGKSTGSSTAPFDPSAGGEQYSSWINYGTFFQGFGALGGGNITLNAGRNVQDVSASLPETIQVSGGQTAGGAAATAHYYGGGNLLVEAGNDVLSGLYYVGRGTGRIHAGGDVAADATLHETIYYSDLVSNYGQPAVRYTQWVYDDQGGATAVVVSTPEISVPLLLAAQDSQIGVQAAGDITLGGIFEPTALPVEVSKNVVRDTATQDGAAQTLTAHIGAVFNSYGANSGVSLLSSVGSISVGENALNTLFMHSPTTYFGAESAASGGASASLSATALTGDIGITSGISLYQSATSELSLVANGSITVNDGGGVTMSDGNSALGSPAAALTAPLHAGDDEPVIIYAGKDINGGSYTLLKKARMWAGRDILNVVFTGMNTSDDDITSIIAGRDILATLQPDVLDKTRRSGRSIFTLYGPGDFVIEAGRNLGPFSTYDAASIADYPEVYGGGIFAIGNGSNKSTSSQTSLVKDYLPREGADITLRYGVAGGVDYAAAIAKYGDAAAAAASGIDIASSIVPQVEKLLTDLIIEQAKAAGVANPVVNVTLTPAEAADLFAALPTLAINGKLTALAEKAGLSGLSFNLLPSQFVALLQQQEAMKLAIDRGFLALLTQVSIDYNNASSPYYRHYARAYEAIATLFPASLGYTDNSGGGTGVVPELAHTGDLRMARTLVETQTGGDIEILGPGGNAYVGSNSADNLTPAQQGILTLQGGSIRTYTDDSALIYQSRIFTEQGGNVEMFSANGDLNAGKGPKSSAAYPPLKLICDVDGYCPVSPAGLVTGAGIGALLTVASQDPTKSNVVLTAPHGTVDAGAAGVRVAGNLNIVAARVVNAFNIQVQGNASGLTAAPSGPSAGTLITASNAASALTKAIDGPRAGAGPSDAPSIVTVEVIGYGGGEGDAPTAPRDEKRERRSEQQPTYNAASAFQIVGVGALSEKQKRKFSESEQSRLTR, encoded by the coding sequence ATGCCGTATGCCGGCGGCCTCTTGGTGGCCGACAATCTCAACCTCACGGCGCGCACGATCTATCCGACGACCGACACGGCCTACCTGCTGATGTCACTGAGCCTGGCGCCGGCGGACGCCGCCGGAGTTCACAACACTATCGCGATCGCCTCCAACGGCGCGGCCCCGGTGGCGCCGCTCTCAGCTGGGGGTGCGATCATCGTCGACGCCCGCACGATCGTGCAGGGCGGCGCGCTCTACGCCCCGCTCGGCGCCATTCAGCTCGGCTTCGGCGCCGGGCAGACACTGCCTTCCATCTTCATCGACGGGCCGACGAACAATTCCTACAACCCGGTCGAGGTGGGGACCTACTATGTTGGTCTCTATGGCTCGACGATCGCCACGGTTGCGACCGAAAGCGTCACGCTGGCTCCGGGCAGCGTCACCTCGGTGTCGGCCAATGGCCTCTCGATCCCCTACGGCTCCACGACAGACGGGGCAAACTGGACCGACAACGGCACGGTCCTCAACGGCCCGCCGGAGAAGCTCATCGCGCTCGGCGGCTCCAGGGTCGACACGCAGGCGGGCGCCATCATCGATGGCCGCGGTGGCGGCGACATCTACGCCACCGAGTTCGTGCCCGGCACCGGCGGCTCGCGCAACGTGCTGACGACTTCGACACAGACCGTCTACGCTCTGGCGCCAGGATACTCATCGGCGCTGGCCCCGTACGATCCGAGCTTCACCACCGAGGTCGCCGCGGGTATGACCGTCACGCTGCCGGGCGGCAACGGCATCCCGGCCGGCGCCTACACGCTGCTGCCTGCGGAATATGCGACGCTGCCCGGCGCCTATCGCGTGGTGGTCGTCTCGACCAACGCCAGTCCCTATACGAAGACGACGACCACCGCCGACGGCTCGGTGTACATGACTGGCGTGCTCGGCAACGCCATCAATGGCTCGTCGTCGGCGCAGACGGCGCTGTTGCAGATCCAGTCGAACAGCGTGTGGACCCGGTACTCTCAAATCGACATTGCCAAGGGCTCGAGCTACTTCACCGCGCTGGCGGCGAGCAAGGACACGGCGACGCCGCGGCTTGCCGAGGATGCGGCCCGTTTCGTGGTGTCGGCCGCCACCTCGCTGGCGCTCAACGGCGCCAACCTGTTTGGTCCGGCGAAGGGCGGTCTTGGAGGTGAGCTCGACATCACCGGCGTCAACCTCGTCGTGGCGGCGAGCGACCTGCGCGGGGGGCTGCTGGCCAGCGGCGACTATAGCGGCTACCTCGTGCTCGACGCCGACATGCTGAGCGGCCTCGGCATCGAAAGCACCCTCATCGGCGGATATCGCAGCAACACCAGCGAAGGCACGCTGATCACCGCCACGGCGCTCAACCTCGAGATCGCCACCGATGCCGGGCATCCGCTGACAGGACCCGAGGTGCTGCTCACCTCGCTGGCGCCCACGAGCGCCGATTCGAGCGTGCGCGGCCTCATCGTCGACGATGGCAGCGTCATCATGGCGAGCGGGACTGTCAGCGGCACGAACGCCGGCGCGCTCGTTATCGGCGTCGATCCGGTCGCCATCTACAATTATTGGGACGGCAGCCTCAATAGCTGGAACGCCGGCGTGAGCGGCGACGGGGCATTGCTGCGCGTGTCCAACGGCGGCATGGTCGATGTCATCCGCCACTTCGTGCCCGGCATCTACCAAGCGCCCGCGACGACGCCGGCGCCGACGCCGCCCATGTCTTCCGTCGCGCGCGGCAATCTTGCGATCGGCAACAATGTCACGCTCTCCGGCAACTCGTTGACGGTCGATTCGAGCGGCGACACCACGCTCTCCGCCAGCGCCAGGCTCATCGCCAAGAACTACGACCTCTCGGGAAGCGTCATCAACCTCGGCGGCGGCTCGAGCGGCCTCGTGTTGACGAGCGGCCTCATCGGCAAGTTCGCGGGCGCCGAGACCGTGCGCCTGCGCTCGGACTCGGTGTTCAACCTCTACGGCTCGAACAGCTTCGGCAATGCCGCCGACGCAATCGACACGCTGACGCTGGACGGCGCCGGCCTCTACAGCGATGGCGGCGCCACCACCATCACGGCGAGCAACATCGTCATCGTCGACAACCAGAGCGTCGCCAACCTCGCCGGGGCCGACACTGGCGGATCGGGTGGCAGCCTGGTCCTCGACGCCAGCGGGACGATCACCTTGGGCGCTGGCGACAAGAAGCTGTCTGGCTTTGCCGGCATCGCCGCCACGGCGGCGTCCGAGATCCTGTTCACCGGCGCCGGCAGCCTCGACGCCGCGGGAGCGGCTGTCTCATTGACGGCCCCGCTCGTCCTCGTCGGCGCCTCCGCCTCCCAGTCGCTCACCACCACGGGCGCCCTGACGCTGGCGCAGGGGGCCGGCGCCGCTGCGACCATCGACCCGACGATCGGCGGCGCGCTGAGCCTCACCGGCGGCTCCATCGACGTCAGCGGCACGCTCATCGCCCAGGGCGGCAAGCTCTCTCTGGAGGCGACAAGGGGCGATCTCACGCTCTCCGGCAATGCGCTGCTGTCGGCCGCCGGCACGCGCATCACGATCGGCGACCTCATCCAGGACACGCCGGCGGGATCGATCTATCTCTACGCCGACTTCGGCGACATGACGGTCGGGTCCGGCGTCACGGTCGATGTCTCCGGCGCCGGCTCGGGCTATGCCGGCTCGCTGGCGATCTATGCCGGCGGCGCGGCCGGGCTTCACGGCGCGCTAAAGGGCGGGGCGCGCTACAGCGACCTCGGCGGCGAGCTGGCCCTCATCGCCGACCGGCTCGACGGCGGCCTGCCGCTCGAGGCCGGCTTCACGCGCAGCTTCGAGGTTAGCTTGGGGCACGGAGATATCGTTATCGCCGCCGGCGAGACGCTCAAATCCGAGACCGTGCTCTTGGTCGCCAATACCGGCGGCGTCACAGTCGACGGCGCCATCGACGCCAGCTCGGCCTCCGGCGGCAGCATTGGTCTCTATGGCGCCGGCGCCTCGACCGCGGCGGCGGGCACGGCGGCCGCCTCGGGCGTCACCATCGGCGCCGACGCCAAGCTCTACGCGCGCTATCAGGCGCCCGATCCGAACAGCCCCGGCTATGGCGACGGGACATCGACCAATGTGCAGCGCGGCGGGACGATCACGCTCGGCACGACAGGAACGCCGAACGGCACGGTGAACGCCACCTATGGTTATCAGAACGTGCCGGGATCGGGCGCCGTCACGGTGGCGTCGGGGGCAATCTTCGACGTTTCGGGCGGCGCTGGCGGCGTCGACATCGACAACACCGGCGGCAGCGTCGTCATCCGCGCACCGATCTTGACCAATGGCGCGATCAACGTCGCCTTCAACGGCGCCGTCGTCACCAACGCCAAGGGCGACGGCACGGCGAGCGGCGACGGCCTCGTCGCCAACGCCTTCGCGGTGTGGAGCACCACCGACAGCTCTACCGACCTCGACAAGCACTTCGACGGCATCATCGATCCGGCCGGCTTCTTCGATGCGTCCGGCGCGCAGATCGTCTTCGCCGACAACGGCCTCTATCCGACCTCGACCGCCGACGCGCCAGCGAGCGGCGCCTACGCGCCGCATGTCGCCTTCTATCAGACGACGCTGCTGAATTTCGTCAACGCGCCGTTCGACGCCAATGCGGTGGCCGCGAGCTTCGCCGGCGCGACACTGCAAGTCGGATCCAACGTCGCGACCGCGCTGCCGACGGCCGAGCTGCACCTGCGCCCCGAGATCGACCTCGTCAATCCGTCGACCGCGATCAACTCCGGCAATATCACCGTCGCCTCCAACTGGAACTTCGGCGCCGGCAGCATCGACGATTCCGGCAACGTCAATCTGCTCTACCGCACCACCAACGGCGGTGAGCCCGGCACGCTCACCCTGCGCGCCGTCAACAACGTCGCCATCAATGCCACTATTACGGATGGATTCTTCACGGATTATGTTGCTAGTAATGCGGTAGATGATGCTGCATTACAGTACGAAGCCGAGGTTAATTCAAATACTTACCTGGCCTACCTCGCCCTGTTCACGAACAACGCGTTGCAATATGACTCGAGCGGCATCAGCAACCTCATCTCTATCTATGGACAGACTTGGGCCCAATGGTTCGGAGTGAATATCTCCCCCCCACCCTCGACCTCTGCTGCGAGCGCCGAGTTTTATGGCATATCAAGCAATACGTACAATGCGTTGCAGTTCAAACTGCAGAAGCCATCCATATTGAGTTGCGCCGGTGGGGCGTGCTCCACTGAAGTCATCGACCAATATAACCAATACTACGCCGAATATGTGAGCATGTTCAACTCGTATGCGGCCGAGACCGTAATCGGGAACACGAGCGCAGTCGCCAACTATGGAGTGGAGGGCGGCGCATACCTGTCCATGCCCTTCTATATTCAGCTGCTGACGGCGCTCGGTCGCACTGTAGATCAAGCTGCGATCACAGTTCCCACCGCGCCGACCACGAGCAGCAGCTACTACAGCATCGGCTCCGGATTGCAGCTCAGCCTGGAGTCGCAGACCGGTTTCACGACCGCGTCCGGCGCCGATTACGCATCGCAATGGGCCGCGTATTTCTTCAACGTCTTGAACACGAACTTGATTTTTGTTGGCGGGAAATTCACGGAACTGCCGACGCTTTCGTCGGCTCCCGGCGCGGATACGAGGAGCGGCTCTATTCTCATCGCTGCGACGCCGCCTCACGCGCCGCCCGCCTATACGAGCATTCAGGCTGGCTACGTATCGTCTCTCACCACCAATCCGGCCGTTCCCGCCGATCTCATCGCCAATAATCCGGCGATCTACAGCGTGGGCGATGTCGCCGTCTACAACACCACCTCCTCCGCCAATCTGATGACGGCGGCGGTGAGCGGCAAAGGCAGCTTCTCCTATGATTTCGTCGGCGGCGCACTGTTCAACGCCGATGGGGCGTCGTCGGTCAATCCGAATGCCGTGGCGCAACTCTCGTCGCTTTCCCCGACGGTCACCGGCGACGTCACCATCGACGGGCACACGTCCTACATCAATCCCTTGAACAACTTGACCGTCGTTGTTCCCAGCCTGCTGCGCACCGGGACCGGCTCGATCACCATCGCAGCGGCTGGCGATTTCGCGCTGCTGGACGAGGTCTCGCCCGGCGCGGTCTATACGGCCGGCCACGTCGCCGACAACGCCGACGGCTTCACAGCGCCGACGCTGGGCGCAACGACTATCAGCAGCGGGCTTCTGACGACGCCGGTCTGGGCGACGGACGGCGGCGACATCATCGTGACCGCCGGGCGCGACATCATCGGCATCGAGACACCGGTCGATCCGACTGGTAGCCAGTTCAGTGCGTTCGATACGGGTTCGATCGGCGTCTCCACTGGTCAGTTCTGGAGCGCCTGGTACTACGTCAACGGCAAGTCGACCGGCAGCTCGACGGCCCCCTTCGATCCCTCGGCCGGCGGCGAGCAGTATTCGAGCTGGATCAACTACGGAACCTTCTTCCAGGGCTTCGGCGCTCTCGGCGGCGGCAACATCACATTGAATGCCGGGCGCAACGTGCAGGATGTCTCCGCCTCTCTGCCCGAGACCATCCAAGTGTCCGGCGGGCAAACGGCCGGTGGGGCGGCCGCGACCGCACACTATTACGGTGGCGGAAACTTGCTTGTCGAAGCCGGCAACGACGTGCTCTCGGGCCTCTATTATGTCGGCCGCGGCACGGGCCGCATCCACGCCGGCGGCGACGTGGCCGCGGACGCGACGCTGCATGAAACGATCTATTACTCCGACCTCGTTTCCAATTATGGGCAACCGGCGGTCCGTTATACTCAGTGGGTTTATGACGATCAGGGAGGGGCGACCGCGGTGGTGGTCTCGACGCCGGAGATCTCGGTGCCCCTGTTGCTCGCGGCGCAGGACAGCCAGATCGGTGTGCAGGCGGCGGGTGATATCACGCTCGGCGGCATATTCGAGCCGACGGCGCTTCCCGTCGAAGTGAGCAAGAACGTCGTGCGTGACACCGCTACTCAAGATGGGGCGGCCCAAACCCTGACCGCGCATATCGGCGCCGTTTTCAACAGCTACGGCGCGAACAGCGGCGTGTCCCTGCTGAGCAGCGTCGGCTCGATCAGCGTCGGTGAGAATGCATTGAATACATTGTTCATGCATTCCCCGACGACGTATTTTGGCGCCGAATCGGCAGCATCGGGAGGCGCCTCGGCGAGCCTCTCCGCTACGGCCTTGACCGGCGATATCGGCATCACGTCCGGCATCTCCCTTTATCAATCTGCGACCAGCGAGCTGAGCCTCGTCGCTAACGGCTCGATCACGGTCAATGACGGTGGCGGCGTGACGATGAGCGACGGCAACTCCGCGCTCGGCAGCCCCGCCGCCGCGCTTACGGCGCCGCTGCACGCCGGCGACGACGAGCCGGTGATCATCTACGCCGGCAAGGACATCAACGGCGGCAGCTACACGCTTTTGAAGAAGGCGCGCATGTGGGCGGGGCGCGACATCCTCAATGTCGTCTTCACCGGCATGAACACGTCGGACGACGACATCACCAGCATCATCGCCGGTCGCGATATTCTCGCCACGCTGCAGCCCGACGTCCTGGACAAGACGCGTCGGTCGGGGCGCAGCATCTTCACGCTATATGGCCCGGGCGATTTCGTCATCGAAGCCGGCCGCAACCTCGGCCCGTTCAGCACCTATGACGCTGCCTCCATCGCGGACTATCCGGAGGTCTACGGTGGCGGCATCTTTGCCATCGGCAACGGATCCAACAAGAGCACCAGCAGCCAAACCAGCCTCGTCAAGGACTACTTGCCGCGGGAAGGCGCCGACATCACGCTGCGCTACGGCGTCGCCGGCGGTGTCGACTATGCCGCCGCCATTGCCAAATATGGCGATGCGGCCGCCGCGGCCGCAAGCGGCATCGACATCGCCTCCAGCATTGTCCCGCAGGTGGAGAAGCTGCTCACTGATCTCATCATCGAGCAGGCCAAAGCCGCGGGCGTCGCCAATCCGGTGGTGAACGTGACGCTGACCCCGGCCGAGGCTGCGGATCTGTTCGCCGCGCTGCCGACGCTCGCCATCAACGGCAAGCTGACGGCGCTGGCGGAGAAGGCCGGCCTCTCTGGCCTATCCTTCAACCTGCTGCCGTCGCAATTCGTCGCCCTGCTGCAGCAACAGGAGGCGATGAAGCTCGCCATCGACCGCGGCTTCCTCGCGCTGCTGACCCAAGTCAGCATCGATTACAACAATGCGTCGAGCCCCTATTACCGCCATTACGCCCGCGCCTATGAGGCGATCGCCACGCTGTTCCCGGCCTCCCTCGGCTATACCGACAACTCCGGCGGCGGCACCGGCGTGGTCCCGGAACTCGCGCACACCGGCGATCTGCGCATGGCGCGCACGCTGGTCGAAACACAGACCGGCGGCGACATCGAGATCCTGGGCCCCGGCGGCAACGCCTATGTCGGGTCCAACAGCGCCGATAATTTGACGCCGGCCCAGCAGGGCATCCTCACTTTGCAGGGCGGCTCGATCCGCACTTATACCGATGACAGCGCGCTGATCTATCAGAGCCGCATCTTCACCGAGCAGGGCGGCAACGTGGAGATGTTTTCGGCCAACGGCGACCTCAACGCCGGCAAGGGGCCGAAGAGTTCGGCGGCCTACCCGCCTCTGAAGCTGATCTGCGACGTCGACGGCTATTGCCCCGTTAGTCCGGCAGGACTCGTCACCGGCGCCGGCATCGGCGCGCTGCTCACTGTGGCGAGCCAGGATCCGACGAAGAGCAATGTGGTGCTGACCGCGCCGCATGGAACGGTGGATGCGGGCGCGGCCGGCGTTCGCGTCGCCGGCAATCTCAACATCGTCGCGGCGCGAGTGGTCAACGCCTTCAACATTCAGGTGCAGGGAAACGCCTCCGGCTTGACGGCGGCTCCTTCCGGTCCGAGCGCCGGCACATTGATCACGGCCTCCAACGCCGCCTCCGCCTTGACCAAGGCGATCGACGGGCCGCGGGCCGGCGCCGGACCATCGGATGCGCCGTCGATCGTCACAGTCGAGGTAATCGGCTATGGTGGGGGCGAGGGCGACGCGCCGACCGCTCCGCGGGACGAGAAGCGAGAGCGCCGAAGCGAGCAGCAGCCGACCTACAATGCGGCCAGCGCCTTTCAGATCGTTGGCGTCGGCGCGCTTTCGGAAAAGCAGAAGCGAAAATTTTCCGAGTCGGAACAAAGCAGGCTGACGCGATGA